Proteins co-encoded in one Luteolibacter sp. Y139 genomic window:
- the atzF gene encoding allophanate hydrolase, with amino-acid sequence MKITELKKRYAEGLKPTELIEELWEKIAAWDDPALFIHLPEKEELLEIAGQVEAMPGDLPLWGVPFVVKDNIDVEGMPTTAACPAFSYVPAADAEVVNRLRAAGAIPIGKANLDQFATGLVGTRSPYGAPRNAIDAEFLPGGSSSGSASSVAAGLCCFSLGTDTAGSGRVPAAFQELIGWKPTKGLLSTRGVVPACRSLDCVSVFTNTVEDVSLVAGVVSGFDEGDPFSREIKATGAVGRTFRFGVPLETDFAGDADTPGLFAAAIERMKAIGGEPVGIDLKPFVDAAKLLYEGPWVAERWAAVGGFVEENPGEVFPVTRKILDASKDWDAAATFRAQYRLAELARIAGNVWKDIEVLLLPTTPRIYTVAEVLDEPFQTNATLGKYTNFMNLLDLSAIAVPAGKAREGRARWGVTFAAPAGWDGELLKLAARFGGETFSDFPKVQRHVIPVVVCGAHLEGLPLHWQLAERGATLRSRTKTAPVYRMYAMPAVGTIPPRPALIRVEEGGAAIEVEVWDLSPAAFGDFVSKIPGPLGIGKVLMENGEDLPGFIAEPRAADGAEEITGFGGWKAWLASKSP; translated from the coding sequence ATGAAGATCACCGAGCTGAAGAAGCGCTATGCGGAGGGGCTGAAGCCGACGGAGCTGATTGAAGAGCTGTGGGAGAAGATCGCGGCTTGGGATGACCCGGCGCTGTTCATTCACTTGCCGGAGAAAGAGGAGCTGCTGGAGATCGCGGGGCAGGTGGAGGCGATGCCTGGTGATCTGCCGTTATGGGGTGTTCCGTTTGTGGTGAAGGACAATATCGATGTCGAGGGGATGCCGACGACGGCGGCGTGTCCGGCTTTCTCCTATGTGCCGGCTGCGGATGCAGAGGTGGTGAACCGCTTGCGGGCTGCCGGGGCGATTCCGATTGGGAAGGCCAACCTCGACCAGTTTGCGACGGGGCTTGTTGGAACGCGTTCGCCTTATGGCGCTCCGCGGAATGCGATCGATGCGGAGTTTCTTCCGGGTGGATCGAGTTCGGGGAGCGCGTCTTCCGTGGCGGCGGGGTTGTGTTGTTTTTCGTTAGGCACGGACACCGCGGGCTCAGGGCGCGTGCCGGCGGCTTTCCAAGAGTTGATCGGATGGAAGCCGACGAAGGGGCTGCTGAGCACCCGCGGGGTGGTTCCGGCGTGCCGGTCACTCGATTGTGTCTCCGTTTTCACGAACACCGTGGAGGATGTATCCCTCGTGGCTGGGGTGGTTTCGGGCTTTGATGAAGGCGATCCGTTTTCGCGTGAGATCAAAGCGACGGGAGCGGTCGGCAGGACCTTTCGTTTCGGGGTGCCGCTGGAGACGGACTTCGCGGGAGATGCCGACACGCCGGGCTTGTTTGCCGCGGCGATCGAGCGAATGAAGGCGATCGGCGGTGAGCCGGTGGGGATCGACCTCAAGCCTTTCGTGGATGCGGCGAAGCTGCTCTACGAGGGACCGTGGGTGGCCGAGCGGTGGGCCGCCGTGGGTGGCTTCGTGGAAGAGAATCCGGGTGAGGTTTTCCCGGTGACGCGCAAGATTCTGGATGCGTCCAAAGACTGGGATGCTGCGGCGACTTTCCGGGCCCAGTATCGTCTGGCGGAGTTGGCGCGGATCGCGGGGAACGTGTGGAAGGACATCGAGGTGCTGCTGCTGCCGACGACGCCGAGGATTTATACGGTGGCCGAGGTGCTGGACGAGCCGTTCCAGACCAATGCGACGCTCGGGAAATATACGAACTTCATGAACCTGCTCGACCTGAGCGCGATCGCGGTGCCCGCCGGGAAGGCGAGGGAAGGGCGGGCGAGATGGGGTGTGACCTTTGCCGCTCCGGCGGGATGGGACGGCGAGCTTTTGAAGCTGGCTGCCCGGTTTGGCGGCGAGACATTCTCCGACTTTCCGAAAGTACAGCGTCACGTGATTCCGGTCGTGGTCTGTGGTGCTCACCTGGAAGGCCTGCCGCTGCATTGGCAGCTCGCCGAGCGCGGGGCCACGCTGCGGTCCCGGACGAAGACGGCCCCGGTCTACCGGATGTATGCGATGCCGGCGGTGGGCACCATTCCGCCGCGTCCGGCCTTGATCCGGGTCGAGGAGGGAGGGGCGGCGATCGAGGTGGAGGTCTGGGATCTTTCGCCCGCGGCGTTTGGAGATTTCGTCTCGAAGATCCCCGGGCCGCTGGGGATCGGTAAGGTCCTGATGGAAAACGGCGAGGATCTGCCGGGGTTCATTGCCGAACCGCGGGCGGCGGACGGGGCGGAGGAGATCACCGGCTTCGGCGGCTGGAAGGCGTGGCTGGCGAGCAAGTCCCCCTGA
- the uca gene encoding urea carboxylase, whose product MNILIANRGEIAARAIRTIHRLGHRAIAVYSDPDAGAPHVDLADEAHRLGPGPVSESYLLKDSLIAVAKQSGAAAVFPGYGLLSENTDFARMCEEAGVKWLGPTPKQIIAFGLKHEARRLAGEAGVPLVPGTDLLASAEAAVAAAGEIGYPVMLKSTAGGGGIGMKVCRDAEELAKEFESVVRLSERSFGSGGVFIERFIERGRHVEVQIFGDGLGRVLALGERDCSVQRRNQKVFEETPAPDLSDKVREELHAAAVKLGESVSYRSAGTVEFIYDADRGDFFFLEVNTRLQVEHGVTELVTGIDLVEWMIRLALDPEWTMPASAPAPQGHAIQARVYAEDPNHNFRPSSGLLTEATFPEWARCDGWIQAGTEVSPFYDPLLSKVMVHGKDRADAAALLSKALDETRISGFETNLRYLRQVSRWEPFLAGGVAMRDMARFDYRPKTFDVVSAGTMTTVQDWPGRTGLWEVGVPPCGPFDSLSFRLANRLVGNPDGAPGLEITMAGPTLRFNAAATLALAGAVVLVLKNGEPVPMHAAVEVVAGDTIKIGRIEGPGMRSYLAVGGGIESPDYLGSASTFTLGKFGGPFGRALLPGDVLGIGNAAGVVRGGQECPPSLTHDWTIAVLYGPHGAPDFFLDEDIETFFATAWEVHYNSARTGVRLIGPKPKWARKDGGEAGLHPSNLHDNAYAIGAVDFTGDMPVILGPDGPSLGGFVCPVVVIDAELWKLGQLRPGDKVRFIPVDEPWAAEQSEMVEAFLSGDASELPTPSALEHLPSPILESFGEGDDAVVARRAGDRYILIEFGPHHLDLKLRFKVHVVYEWLKEQGIGGIIDLTPGIRSLQVHFDASVISRDALWARIREGIVSLPPLEQIEVPARVVHLPISWDDPSTREAIQRYMQSVRPDAPWCPSNLEFIRRINGLESIDDVYRIFFDASYLVMGLGDVYLGAPVATPLDPRHRLVTTKYNPARTWTPENAVGIGGAYLCIYGMEGPGGYQFTGRTIPVWNRWRKTEDFQDPWLLRFFDQLRFYPVSAEELLRLREEVPRGRHKLEIEETVFRFADYEAFLEANADEIEDFRTTQRASFEAERRRWEEAGLSMDSPAEETVEVSEVTIPDGCSTLDSPVTGSVWKIHVQAGDLLDVSATAMILEAMKMEVPLDADEHLEVVEVLVAEGASVRAGQSLVVVRAKG is encoded by the coding sequence ATGAACATTCTCATCGCTAACCGTGGCGAGATCGCTGCACGTGCGATCCGTACGATTCACAGGCTCGGTCATCGGGCGATCGCTGTTTATTCGGATCCGGATGCGGGTGCGCCGCATGTGGATCTTGCGGATGAGGCGCATCGGCTTGGGCCGGGACCGGTGTCGGAGAGCTATTTGCTGAAGGACTCGCTGATTGCGGTTGCGAAGCAAAGCGGGGCCGCGGCGGTTTTTCCTGGCTATGGGTTGTTGAGTGAGAACACGGACTTCGCGCGGATGTGCGAAGAGGCCGGAGTGAAGTGGCTAGGGCCGACGCCGAAGCAGATCATTGCGTTTGGTTTGAAGCATGAGGCTCGCCGGCTGGCGGGTGAGGCAGGGGTGCCATTGGTGCCGGGGACGGATCTGCTGGCTTCTGCAGAGGCGGCTGTCGCGGCGGCTGGGGAGATTGGCTATCCGGTGATGCTGAAGAGCACGGCGGGTGGTGGTGGCATCGGGATGAAGGTCTGTCGCGATGCGGAGGAGTTGGCCAAGGAGTTCGAGAGTGTGGTGCGTTTGAGCGAGCGCAGCTTTGGTTCGGGTGGGGTGTTCATTGAGCGCTTCATCGAACGTGGGCGGCACGTGGAGGTGCAGATCTTTGGTGACGGGCTGGGGAGAGTGCTGGCGCTGGGTGAGCGGGATTGCTCGGTGCAGCGGCGGAACCAGAAGGTCTTCGAGGAAACGCCAGCGCCGGATCTCTCGGACAAGGTTCGCGAGGAGCTTCATGCTGCGGCGGTAAAGCTGGGGGAGAGCGTGAGCTATCGCTCTGCTGGCACGGTCGAGTTTATCTATGATGCGGATCGCGGGGACTTCTTTTTCCTGGAGGTGAATACGCGCCTGCAGGTGGAGCACGGGGTGACGGAACTCGTGACCGGGATCGACCTTGTGGAATGGATGATCCGCCTGGCGCTTGATCCGGAGTGGACGATGCCAGCGAGTGCTCCGGCGCCGCAGGGTCACGCCATCCAGGCGCGGGTGTATGCGGAAGATCCGAATCACAACTTTCGTCCGAGTTCGGGTTTGCTGACCGAGGCGACGTTTCCCGAGTGGGCGCGTTGCGATGGTTGGATCCAGGCGGGGACCGAGGTGAGTCCGTTTTATGATCCACTGCTGAGCAAGGTGATGGTCCACGGCAAGGATCGTGCGGATGCGGCGGCGCTGCTTTCCAAGGCGCTTGATGAGACGCGGATCTCGGGCTTTGAGACGAATCTGCGTTACCTGCGTCAGGTCTCGCGATGGGAGCCATTCCTGGCGGGTGGGGTAGCGATGCGGGACATGGCGCGCTTTGACTATCGGCCGAAAACGTTCGATGTGGTGTCGGCGGGTACGATGACCACCGTACAAGATTGGCCGGGACGCACGGGATTGTGGGAGGTGGGTGTGCCGCCTTGCGGGCCGTTTGATTCGCTGTCGTTCCGGTTGGCGAACCGGCTTGTGGGGAATCCGGATGGTGCGCCGGGATTGGAGATCACGATGGCGGGGCCGACATTGCGATTCAATGCGGCTGCGACCCTTGCGCTCGCTGGTGCGGTGGTGCTGGTTTTAAAGAACGGTGAGCCGGTGCCGATGCATGCGGCGGTGGAGGTGGTGGCGGGGGATACGATCAAGATTGGTCGGATCGAGGGGCCGGGGATGCGCTCCTACCTTGCCGTGGGTGGCGGGATTGAGTCGCCGGACTATCTTGGGAGTGCTTCGACGTTCACGCTGGGGAAATTTGGTGGGCCGTTCGGGCGGGCGTTGTTGCCGGGGGATGTGTTGGGGATTGGGAACGCGGCTGGCGTTGTTAGAGGAGGACAGGAGTGTCCTCCTTCCTTAACGCATGATTGGACGATCGCGGTGCTTTATGGACCGCATGGGGCGCCGGACTTTTTCCTGGATGAGGATATCGAGACGTTCTTCGCGACGGCTTGGGAGGTTCACTACAATTCGGCTCGCACGGGGGTTCGCTTGATCGGGCCGAAGCCGAAGTGGGCGCGGAAGGATGGTGGGGAAGCGGGTCTTCATCCTTCGAATCTGCACGACAATGCGTATGCCATTGGCGCAGTCGATTTCACGGGGGACATGCCGGTGATTCTGGGGCCCGATGGGCCGAGTCTCGGTGGCTTTGTTTGTCCGGTGGTGGTGATTGATGCGGAGCTGTGGAAGCTCGGTCAGCTGAGGCCCGGCGATAAGGTTCGGTTTATCCCGGTGGATGAGCCATGGGCGGCGGAGCAGTCGGAGATGGTGGAGGCGTTTCTTTCGGGGGATGCTTCGGAACTGCCGACACCATCGGCCTTGGAGCATCTGCCGTCTCCGATTTTGGAGAGCTTTGGTGAAGGGGATGATGCGGTTGTGGCGAGGCGCGCGGGGGATCGCTACATTCTCATCGAGTTTGGGCCGCATCATCTGGACCTCAAGCTGCGCTTCAAGGTGCACGTGGTCTATGAGTGGCTGAAGGAGCAGGGGATCGGTGGTATCATTGATCTTACGCCGGGCATTCGTTCGTTGCAGGTGCATTTCGACGCGAGTGTGATTTCCCGTGATGCGTTGTGGGCGAGGATTCGCGAAGGGATCGTTTCCCTGCCGCCTTTGGAGCAGATTGAGGTTCCTGCGCGCGTGGTTCATTTGCCAATCAGCTGGGATGATCCGAGCACGCGCGAGGCGATCCAGCGCTACATGCAGAGCGTGCGACCGGATGCTCCGTGGTGCCCGAGCAACCTGGAATTCATCCGCCGGATCAATGGGCTGGAGTCGATCGATGATGTTTACCGGATTTTCTTCGATGCCTCGTATCTCGTGATGGGGCTCGGTGATGTGTATCTGGGCGCGCCGGTGGCGACGCCGCTGGATCCACGGCACCGACTGGTGACCACGAAATACAATCCGGCGCGGACGTGGACACCGGAGAATGCGGTGGGGATCGGTGGTGCTTACTTGTGCATCTATGGGATGGAAGGGCCGGGCGGTTATCAGTTCACCGGTCGCACGATCCCGGTGTGGAACCGGTGGCGGAAGACGGAGGATTTCCAGGATCCGTGGCTGCTGCGTTTCTTCGATCAACTGCGTTTTTATCCGGTGAGTGCGGAGGAGCTTCTGCGCTTGCGTGAGGAAGTTCCGCGGGGCCGGCACAAGCTGGAGATTGAGGAGACTGTGTTTCGCTTTGCCGACTACGAGGCATTCCTTGAAGCCAATGCTGATGAGATCGAAGATTTCCGCACGACGCAGCGGGCTTCCTTCGAAGCGGAGCGGCGGCGGTGGGAGGAGGCGGGGCTTTCGATGGACAGCCCGGCGGAGGAAACCGTGGAGGTGAGCGAGGTCACGATTCCCGATGGCTGCTCCACGCTGGATAGCCCGGTGACAGGAAGCGTGTGGAAGATTCACGTTCAGGCAGGGGATCTGCTAGATGTCTCCGCTACGGCCATGATTCTGGAAGCGATGAAAATGGAGGTCCCGCTGGATGCCGACGAGCATCTGGAGGTGGTGGAAGTGCTGGTGGCGGAGGGGGCGAGCGTCCGGGCGGGGCAATCGCTGGTGGTGGTGCGGGCGAAAGGCTAA
- a CDS encoding urea amidolyase associated protein UAAP2, whose protein sequence is MTESTLDPANASYRHVIPAGDWWVHEIKRGETLRILDLEGNQAADTLFYSAADPTDRYSADGTIQAQQALYLTTGTKLMSTEGNVLLEITADTCGRHDTLGGACSRESNTMRYAHDKECMHACRDSFIRGAQEWKVELTKRDIACNINFFMNVPVSPEGGLTFADGISAPGRYVEMKAAMDVVCLISNCPQLNNPCNGWNPTPVEVLIF, encoded by the coding sequence ATGACCGAAAGCACCCTCGATCCGGCGAATGCCAGCTATCGCCACGTCATCCCTGCGGGTGATTGGTGGGTCCATGAAATCAAGCGCGGCGAGACGCTGCGGATCCTCGATCTGGAAGGCAACCAGGCTGCGGACACGCTCTTCTACAGCGCGGCTGATCCGACCGATCGCTACTCGGCGGATGGCACCATCCAGGCCCAGCAGGCGCTCTACCTGACCACCGGTACCAAGCTGATGAGCACGGAGGGGAATGTCTTGCTGGAGATCACGGCCGATACCTGTGGTCGGCACGATACGCTTGGCGGTGCGTGTTCCCGCGAGAGCAACACGATGCGCTATGCGCACGACAAGGAGTGCATGCATGCGTGCCGCGACTCTTTCATCCGGGGGGCGCAGGAGTGGAAGGTGGAGCTCACGAAGCGGGACATCGCGTGCAACATCAACTTCTTCATGAACGTGCCGGTTTCGCCGGAGGGCGGGCTGACGTTTGCGGACGGGATCTCCGCGCCGGGTCGTTATGTGGAGATGAAGGCGGCGATGGATGTCGTGTGCTTGATCTCGAATTGTCCGCAGCTCAACAATCCTTGCAACGGGTGGAATCCCACGCCGGTCGAAGTACTCATCTTCTGA
- a CDS encoding urea amidolyase associated protein UAAP1, with the protein MSLLLERTLTGAGMWSGVVSRGKRLRLTDIEGGANVGMLLYNALERHERYNMPDTLKGQHIFYLRAPYCLHSDMGRLLASITEDTVGWHDTVCGHSNAAGVLAKYGDHDYQHARNEWYRNARDCFLIELAKWGLGKKDLVPNLNWFSKVVADEAGKLSFVPGHSKAGAVVELRFEIDTLVVLNTCQHPFDPDPEYRSHPVKLEILEGDAPALDDPSLTIRPENLRAWENNETYHALRF; encoded by the coding sequence ATGAGCCTCTTGTTAGAAAGAACTCTGACTGGCGCGGGCATGTGGTCCGGCGTCGTTTCCCGCGGCAAGCGCCTGCGTCTCACGGACATTGAAGGCGGCGCGAACGTGGGCATGCTGCTCTACAATGCGCTGGAGCGGCATGAGCGCTACAACATGCCGGACACGCTGAAGGGGCAGCACATCTTTTACCTGCGCGCGCCGTATTGCCTGCACTCCGACATGGGGCGGCTGCTGGCGTCGATCACGGAGGACACGGTCGGCTGGCACGATACGGTGTGCGGTCACTCGAATGCCGCGGGTGTGCTCGCGAAGTATGGCGATCACGACTACCAACACGCGCGGAACGAGTGGTATCGCAACGCGCGGGATTGCTTTCTCATCGAGCTCGCGAAGTGGGGGCTCGGGAAGAAGGACCTGGTGCCGAATCTGAATTGGTTCAGCAAGGTGGTTGCTGACGAAGCCGGCAAGCTGTCGTTTGTCCCGGGGCATTCGAAGGCGGGTGCGGTGGTGGAACTGCGCTTCGAGATCGACACGCTGGTGGTGCTCAATACCTGCCAGCATCCCTTTGATCCCGATCCGGAGTATCGGTCGCATCCGGTGAAGCTGGAGATTCTGGAGGGGGATGCGCCTGCCTTGGACGATCCTTCGCTCACCATTCGGCCGGAGAATCTCCGGGCTTGGGAGAACAACGAAACCTATCACGCACTTCGCTTCTAA
- a CDS encoding CopG family ribbon-helix-helix protein, producing the protein MPKDDSSDGLRRVTVSMGEDTFQALDRLVNERGFDSRSQAISEMIHQQSAEHLGKIGTEIMAGTLTLIYDESKSSLLRDLSRVCRSHLSEVISSQHVLLEDDHVLEVLLMQGPAKTLRGIANELVTCKGVKSAHLTLTPHLLPPLHARRVR; encoded by the coding sequence ATGCCGAAGGACGACAGCAGCGATGGCTTGCGGCGGGTGACCGTGTCGATGGGGGAGGATACTTTCCAAGCGCTCGACCGACTGGTGAACGAGCGGGGTTTCGACAGCCGTTCGCAGGCGATTTCCGAAATGATCCACCAGCAATCTGCCGAGCATCTCGGGAAGATCGGCACCGAGATCATGGCGGGCACGCTGACGCTGATTTACGACGAATCGAAGAGCTCGCTGCTGCGGGATCTCTCGCGCGTGTGTCGCAGCCATCTCAGCGAGGTGATTTCCTCGCAGCACGTGCTGCTGGAGGACGACCACGTGCTGGAGGTGCTGCTGATGCAGGGGCCGGCGAAGACCTTGCGCGGCATCGCGAACGAACTGGTCACCTGCAAGGGCGTGAAGAGCGCTCATCTCACCCTCACTCCTCACCTGCTGCCGCCGCTTCATGCGCGCAGGGTCCGCTGA
- a CDS encoding ABC transporter ATP-binding protein, with the protein MSLPAPAAPVAARFDRLKQRPVALSVRGLTKHFESPRGIVTALRDVSFDVHKREFMSVIGPSGCGKSTLVRILAGLETASEGEIIVEGVPVSGPCSDRGMVFQGYTLFPWLTVKRNVMFGPMMAGRSAFAAESEAREWIELVGLTKFENAYPHQLSGGMKQRVAIARALANQPRVLFMDEPFGALDAQTRCNMQSYLLEIWKNVDITIVFITHDLDEAVFLSDRILVLDANPGRVREVTEVPVPRPRSFDQIADPAFLATRKHIEHLIHPPGTEAKENFPVLKFSAPDPDVV; encoded by the coding sequence ATGAGTCTGCCAGCACCCGCTGCTCCCGTTGCCGCTCGCTTTGACCGGCTGAAACAACGTCCGGTCGCGCTGAGTGTGCGCGGGCTCACGAAGCACTTCGAGTCGCCTCGGGGAATCGTGACCGCGTTGCGTGATGTGTCGTTCGACGTTCACAAGCGCGAGTTCATGAGCGTGATCGGGCCATCCGGCTGCGGGAAGTCGACGCTGGTTAGGATTCTCGCGGGGCTGGAGACGGCGAGTGAAGGGGAAATCATTGTCGAGGGTGTGCCGGTGTCCGGGCCTTGCTCGGATCGCGGGATGGTCTTCCAGGGCTACACGCTGTTCCCGTGGTTGACGGTGAAGCGGAATGTGATGTTCGGCCCGATGATGGCGGGGCGCTCGGCGTTTGCGGCGGAGAGCGAGGCGCGGGAGTGGATCGAGCTCGTTGGGCTGACGAAGTTCGAGAACGCGTATCCGCACCAGCTTTCCGGCGGGATGAAGCAGCGTGTGGCCATCGCCAGGGCGCTGGCCAATCAGCCGCGGGTGCTGTTCATGGATGAGCCGTTCGGGGCGCTCGATGCGCAGACGCGCTGCAACATGCAGTCGTATTTGTTAGAGATCTGGAAGAACGTGGACATCACGATTGTCTTCATCACGCACGATCTGGACGAGGCGGTGTTCCTGTCGGACCGGATCCTGGTGCTGGATGCGAATCCCGGGCGCGTCCGTGAGGTGACCGAGGTGCCGGTGCCGCGTCCGCGGTCGTTCGATCAGATCGCTGATCCTGCCTTCCTTGCGACGCGCAAGCACATCGAGCACCTGATCCATCCGCCGGGGACTGAAGCGAAGGAGAACTTCCCGGTGCTGAAATTCAGCGCGCCTGATCCTGATGTGGTGTGA
- a CDS encoding ABC transporter permease produces MASFLKGWFVVRRDLSRGRRTLLAALSFVLPLALWCAVSYVPWIWHPDVKLEVASTTERISAVFTAGNRLSQEFFPTYVDAIHQDNAEALKVAQTGEVVPGAQRANRVLLRQLAQVGVRNGWLAAGSEQDDAAIYQLWRDLATGVKTSTDPVLSEENIGVIKANWAALSALSADFDSKKLPQVPLQKLVPQGIPSNPVYLPPPHEVWKAAATDFTARPEGDAPPMLDRYGHSLRIILFGFFWSCVIGVPLGILCGVFDVFSKLFEPFVDFFRYMPAPTFSTLLVAVLSAHDAPKVALVFIGTVFQMVLVVSKTTRLLDPALLEAAQTLGAKPRQLVMKVVLPGILPNLYNDMRILLGWAWTWLVIAELIGVKSGLTGFLDTQGTFRNFDRVFPIIILIGVTGFVSDQILAFFHGVFFPWSGRSGPVSRAVASAVTWPVRTIVAGARLRTASKTLPSA; encoded by the coding sequence ATGGCGTCTTTTCTCAAAGGCTGGTTCGTCGTGCGCCGCGATCTCTCGCGGGGGCGGCGGACTCTTCTCGCCGCGCTGTCGTTCGTGCTGCCGCTCGCGCTGTGGTGCGCCGTTTCCTACGTCCCGTGGATCTGGCATCCGGATGTGAAGCTGGAGGTGGCCTCGACCACCGAGCGCATCAGTGCGGTCTTCACGGCGGGCAACCGGCTCAGCCAGGAATTCTTCCCGACCTATGTGGATGCCATCCACCAGGACAATGCGGAGGCGCTGAAGGTGGCGCAGACGGGGGAGGTGGTCCCCGGTGCCCAGCGGGCGAACCGGGTCCTGCTGCGGCAGCTAGCGCAGGTGGGAGTGAGGAATGGCTGGCTCGCTGCGGGATCGGAGCAGGATGATGCTGCGATCTATCAGCTCTGGCGTGATCTTGCGACCGGGGTGAAGACCTCGACTGATCCTGTGCTCAGTGAGGAGAACATCGGCGTCATCAAGGCGAACTGGGCCGCGCTCTCGGCGCTGTCGGCGGATTTCGATTCGAAGAAGCTTCCGCAGGTGCCGCTGCAGAAGCTGGTTCCCCAAGGCATTCCATCGAACCCGGTCTACTTGCCTCCGCCGCATGAGGTGTGGAAGGCTGCGGCCACGGACTTCACGGCCAGGCCGGAAGGGGATGCGCCGCCGATGCTGGATCGCTATGGGCATTCGCTGCGCATCATCCTGTTCGGCTTCTTCTGGTCCTGTGTGATCGGGGTGCCGCTTGGGATCCTGTGTGGTGTGTTCGATGTGTTCTCGAAGCTCTTCGAGCCTTTCGTTGACTTCTTCCGCTACATGCCCGCGCCGACTTTCAGCACGCTGCTGGTGGCGGTGCTGTCGGCGCACGATGCGCCGAAGGTGGCGCTGGTTTTTATTGGCACGGTCTTCCAGATGGTGCTCGTGGTTTCGAAAACGACGCGGCTGTTAGATCCCGCGCTGCTTGAGGCTGCGCAGACGTTGGGTGCGAAGCCGCGGCAACTGGTGATGAAGGTGGTGCTGCCCGGCATCCTGCCGAATCTCTATAACGACATGCGGATCCTGCTCGGGTGGGCGTGGACGTGGCTGGTCATTGCCGAGTTGATCGGGGTGAAGAGCGGCCTGACCGGTTTCCTCGATACGCAGGGAACCTTCCGCAACTTTGACCGCGTGTTCCCGATCATCATTCTGATCGGGGTTACAGGCTTCGTGAGCGATCAGATCCTCGCATTCTTCCATGGCGTATTCTTCCCGTGGTCTGGCCGGTCCGGTCCTGTTTCCCGCGCAGTGGCGAGTGCCGTGACTTGGCCGGTGCGCACCATCGTTGCCGGTGCTCGCCTCCGGACTGCTTCGAAAACCCTTCCTTCCGCATGA
- a CDS encoding ABC transporter substrate-binding protein: MMPRFRSLLAGVLALSGLAHAETLKIAYSDWPGWIAWEIGIQKGWFKEEGVDVKFEWFDYVPSMDAYVAGKVDAVCMTNGDALVTGATGKPSVGILINDFSNGNDMIVAAPGVKTMKDLKGKKVGIEEGFVEHLLLLTGLEKNGLKPEDVTIVNTPTNETPQVLASKAVDAIGAWQPNSGQALKALPGSKPVFTSADAPGIIYDLLYVSAESLEKNKEDWAKVVKVWYKIAAYIRDEDNLDDALKILSARVNLKPEEYEPFFKGTYILTLDEALKRWEKADGLGSVYGSTKNVNAFNLKYKVYKDSQDPEKYLSPALTKALKK; encoded by the coding sequence ATGATGCCCCGCTTCCGATCGCTTCTCGCCGGCGTGCTTGCCCTGTCCGGCCTCGCGCATGCCGAAACGCTGAAGATCGCCTACTCCGACTGGCCGGGTTGGATCGCCTGGGAGATCGGGATCCAGAAGGGCTGGTTCAAGGAGGAGGGCGTGGACGTGAAGTTCGAGTGGTTCGACTACGTGCCCTCGATGGACGCCTACGTCGCAGGCAAGGTGGATGCCGTGTGCATGACCAATGGCGATGCGCTCGTGACGGGTGCGACCGGCAAGCCATCGGTGGGCATCCTCATCAATGACTTCTCGAACGGCAACGACATGATCGTGGCGGCGCCGGGGGTCAAAACGATGAAGGATCTCAAGGGCAAGAAGGTCGGGATTGAAGAGGGCTTTGTGGAGCATCTCCTGCTGCTGACCGGCTTGGAGAAAAACGGGCTCAAGCCGGAGGATGTGACCATCGTCAACACGCCGACCAATGAGACGCCGCAGGTGCTCGCCTCCAAGGCGGTGGATGCGATCGGTGCGTGGCAGCCGAACTCGGGTCAGGCGCTGAAGGCGCTGCCGGGATCGAAGCCTGTCTTCACCTCTGCCGATGCTCCGGGCATCATCTACGATCTGCTCTACGTTTCCGCCGAGAGCCTGGAGAAGAACAAGGAAGACTGGGCCAAGGTGGTGAAGGTGTGGTACAAGATCGCTGCCTACATCCGCGATGAGGACAATCTGGACGATGCGCTCAAGATCCTCTCCGCGCGCGTCAATCTGAAGCCGGAAGAGTATGAGCCCTTCTTCAAGGGGACGTACATCCTCACGCTCGATGAGGCGCTGAAGCGTTGGGAGAAGGCCGATGGGCTGGGATCGGTCTATGGCTCCACGAAGAACGTGAATGCCTTCAACCTGAAGTACAAGGTCTACAAGGACAGCCAGGATCCGGAGAAGTATCTGAGCCCGGCCCTCACCAAGGCGCTCAAGAAGTGA